One window from the genome of Actinoplanes teichomyceticus ATCC 31121 encodes:
- a CDS encoding alpha-glucosidase: protein MTDSWWKKAVVYQIYPRSFADSDGDGMGDLRGVIDHLDHLAELGVDVLWLSPIYPSPQDDNGYDITDYQDIEPMFGTLETFDELLAGVHARGMKLIMDLVVNHSSDEHPWFVQSRSSKDDPKRDWYWWRPAREGMEPGTPGAEPTNWGSVFGGPAWEYDEKTGEYYLHLFSRKQPDLNWENVEVRQAVYAMMRWWLDRGVDGFRMDVINMISKVTPLVDGRLPAGAAYADGSAGFVGGPRLHEFLQEMHREVFAGREGLLTVGEMPGVTVEEARRHTDPRRREVDMVFQFDHVWVDRGPDPWRLQPLRLTDLKAILGRWQAGLAEVGWNSLYWNNHDQPRVVSRYGDDSPRHRVASATMLGTVLHLHRGTPYVYQGEELGMTNHPFGGIEDFRDIEALGQYRQAVELEGRTAEEVLTVLRARGRDNARTPMQWDDSPQAGFTTGTPWLAVNPNYREINAAAQRSDPDSVFHYYRRLIELRHTEPAVVDGDFTMLLPHDERLYAFTRRLGDTELLVIGNFSGETAPAQIDDAAAWAGAELLLTNLPGATPESLTLAPWQAVVYRRRLSR, encoded by the coding sequence ATGACGGATTCGTGGTGGAAGAAGGCGGTCGTCTACCAGATCTACCCGCGAAGCTTCGCGGACTCGGACGGCGACGGGATGGGTGATCTGCGCGGCGTCATCGACCACCTCGACCATCTCGCCGAACTGGGCGTGGACGTGCTGTGGCTGTCGCCGATCTATCCCTCGCCGCAGGACGACAACGGTTACGACATCACCGACTATCAGGACATCGAGCCGATGTTCGGCACCCTGGAGACGTTCGACGAGCTGCTCGCCGGGGTGCACGCCCGGGGCATGAAGCTGATCATGGACCTGGTGGTGAACCACAGCTCGGACGAGCACCCGTGGTTCGTCCAGAGCCGCTCGTCGAAGGACGACCCGAAGCGCGACTGGTACTGGTGGCGGCCGGCCCGCGAGGGCATGGAACCGGGCACGCCGGGCGCCGAGCCGACCAACTGGGGCTCCGTCTTCGGCGGCCCCGCCTGGGAGTACGACGAGAAGACCGGCGAGTACTACCTGCACCTGTTCTCCCGCAAGCAACCGGACCTGAACTGGGAGAACGTGGAGGTCCGCCAGGCCGTCTACGCGATGATGCGGTGGTGGCTGGACCGCGGCGTGGACGGCTTCCGGATGGACGTGATCAACATGATCTCCAAGGTCACGCCGCTGGTCGACGGCCGGTTGCCGGCCGGCGCCGCGTACGCCGACGGCTCCGCCGGTTTCGTCGGCGGCCCGCGCCTGCACGAGTTCCTGCAGGAGATGCACCGCGAGGTCTTCGCCGGCCGGGAGGGGCTGCTGACCGTCGGTGAGATGCCCGGCGTGACCGTGGAGGAGGCGCGGCGGCACACCGACCCGCGGCGGCGCGAGGTCGACATGGTCTTCCAGTTCGACCACGTCTGGGTGGACCGGGGACCGGACCCGTGGCGCCTGCAGCCGCTGCGGCTGACCGACCTCAAGGCGATCCTGGGCCGCTGGCAGGCCGGTCTCGCCGAGGTCGGGTGGAACAGCCTCTACTGGAACAACCACGACCAGCCGCGGGTGGTCTCCCGCTACGGCGACGACTCCCCGCGTCACCGGGTGGCCTCGGCCACGATGCTCGGCACCGTGCTCCACCTGCACCGCGGCACGCCGTACGTGTACCAGGGCGAGGAGCTCGGGATGACCAACCACCCGTTCGGCGGCATCGAGGACTTCCGGGACATCGAGGCGCTCGGGCAGTACCGGCAGGCGGTGGAGCTGGAGGGGCGTACCGCCGAGGAGGTGTTGACCGTGCTGCGCGCGCGGGGGCGGGACAACGCCCGTACCCCGATGCAGTGGGACGACTCGCCGCAGGCCGGTTTCACCACCGGCACCCCGTGGCTGGCGGTCAACCCGAACTACCGGGAGATCAACGCGGCCGCGCAGCGGAGCGACCCGGACTCGGTGTTCCACTACTACCGGCGGCTGATCGAGCTGCGGCACACCGAGCCGGCCGTGGTGGACGGCGATTTCACCATGCTGCTGCCGCACGACGAGCGGCTCTACGCGTTCACCCGCCGCCTCGGCGACACCGAGCTGCTGGTGATCGGCAACTTCTCCGGCGAGACGGCGCCGGCGCAGATCGACGACGCGGCCGCCTGGGCCGGCGCCGAGCTGCTGCTGACCAACCTGCCGGGGGCGACGCCCGAGTCGCTGACGCTCGCCCCCTGGCAGGCCGTCGTCTACCGGCGCAGGCTCAGCCGGTGA
- a CDS encoding glycosyltransferase family 4 protein gives MKVALLGPIAWRTPPLHYGPWELITSLLAEGLTARGVDVTLFATLDSVTTATLDGVAATGYEESEAIDGRVWEALHVSHALARASEFDLVHNHLDWLPLAFSTHCAAPLLTTVHGFSGPHILPAYRRADSHYVSISDSDRSPDLDYVATVHHGVDLSGLPFHPDGGDDLVLFGRIHPDKGTDLAIEIARRAGRRLVMCGIVQDRRFFTERVEPLIDGDRVVYLGSVGPDERGTILGSGAALLHPIRFAEPFGLSVVESMACGTPVVAYRKGSMPEVVDEGVTGRLVDSVDEAVAAVGRIADIDRAACSARARERFSAARMVDQYLEIYRKIVR, from the coding sequence ATGAAGGTGGCGCTGCTGGGGCCGATCGCCTGGCGCACCCCGCCGCTGCACTACGGCCCGTGGGAGCTGATCACCAGCCTGCTCGCCGAGGGCCTGACCGCGCGCGGCGTCGACGTCACCCTCTTCGCCACCCTGGACTCGGTCACCACGGCCACCCTCGACGGCGTCGCGGCGACCGGGTACGAGGAGAGCGAGGCCATCGACGGCCGGGTGTGGGAGGCGTTGCACGTCAGTCACGCGCTGGCCCGCGCGAGCGAGTTCGACCTGGTCCACAACCACCTGGACTGGCTGCCGCTGGCCTTCTCCACGCACTGCGCGGCCCCGCTGCTCACCACCGTGCACGGCTTCTCCGGGCCGCACATCCTGCCGGCCTACCGCCGGGCCGACTCGCATTACGTGTCCATCTCCGACAGCGACCGCTCGCCCGATCTGGACTATGTGGCCACCGTGCACCACGGCGTGGACCTCAGCGGCCTGCCGTTCCACCCGGACGGCGGGGACGACCTCGTCCTGTTCGGCCGGATCCACCCGGACAAGGGCACCGACCTGGCCATCGAGATCGCCCGCCGGGCCGGGCGCCGGCTGGTGATGTGCGGCATCGTCCAGGACCGCCGGTTCTTCACCGAGCGGGTGGAGCCGCTCATCGACGGCGACCGGGTGGTCTACCTGGGATCGGTCGGACCGGACGAGCGCGGGACGATCCTCGGCTCGGGCGCCGCGCTGCTGCACCCGATCCGATTCGCCGAGCCCTTCGGACTCTCCGTGGTGGAGTCTATGGCGTGCGGGACGCCGGTTGTGGCGTACCGGAAAGGGTCCATGCCGGAGGTCGTCGACGAGGGGGTGACCGGCCGCCTGGTGGACTCGGTCGACGAGGCGGTGGCCGCGGTCGGACGGATCGCGGACATCGACCGGGCCGCCTGCTCGGCGCGCGCCCGGGAACGCTTCTCCGCGGCGCGGATGGTGGACCAATACCTGGAGATCTACCGAAAAATCGTCAGGTAA
- a CDS encoding glycosyltransferase: MPATYGFLSTYPPTQCGLATFNAALATHLSAATPGARGSGVVRLLAGDAAGGGIALDRAAPRVVHTWHTGVPGGWPGAAAALNRFDVAIIQHEYGIYPGDAGAEVLPVLRTLQVPSIVVLHTVLANPDQLQRAVLEQIADLADAVVTMTDTARRRLTKNYAVDARKVSVIPHGAASHTGAPRAGRARPHLLTWGLLGPGKGIEWALRCLALLQDRQPAPVYTVAGRTHPKVLEQQGDTYRDSLQALAAQLGVADTVRWLDAYLEPDELSRLIRSADAVLLPYDSTEQVTSGVLIEAVAAGVPVVATEFPHAVELLADGPGLLVPHQDPEAMALALRHVLAEPGRAGRLAGITGGPTLRWPAVAARYQALAARLLAARAAVTPVAPLATATIPA, encoded by the coding sequence ATGCCCGCGACATACGGGTTTCTGAGTACATATCCACCCACTCAATGCGGTTTGGCGACTTTCAATGCGGCCCTGGCCACCCACCTGAGCGCCGCGACGCCCGGCGCCCGGGGATCGGGCGTGGTGCGCCTGCTCGCCGGGGACGCCGCCGGCGGCGGGATCGCGCTCGACCGGGCCGCCCCGCGGGTGGTGCACACCTGGCACACCGGCGTGCCCGGCGGCTGGCCCGGCGCCGCCGCCGCGCTCAACCGCTTCGACGTGGCGATCATCCAGCACGAGTACGGGATCTACCCGGGCGACGCCGGCGCCGAGGTGCTGCCGGTGCTGCGCACGCTCCAGGTGCCCAGCATCGTGGTCCTGCACACCGTGCTGGCCAACCCGGACCAGCTGCAACGCGCGGTGCTGGAGCAGATCGCCGACCTCGCCGACGCCGTGGTGACCATGACCGACACCGCGCGCCGCCGCCTGACCAAGAACTACGCGGTCGACGCCCGCAAGGTGTCGGTGATCCCGCACGGGGCCGCCAGCCACACCGGGGCCCCGCGCGCCGGCCGCGCCCGGCCGCACCTGCTCACCTGGGGCCTGCTCGGCCCGGGCAAGGGCATCGAGTGGGCGCTGCGCTGCCTGGCGCTGCTCCAGGACCGGCAGCCGGCACCGGTCTACACGGTCGCCGGGCGGACCCACCCGAAGGTCCTCGAACAGCAGGGCGACACCTACCGCGACAGCCTCCAGGCGCTGGCCGCGCAGCTGGGCGTGGCCGACACGGTGCGCTGGCTGGACGCCTACCTGGAGCCGGACGAGCTGTCCCGGCTGATCCGGTCGGCGGACGCGGTGCTGCTGCCGTACGACTCGACCGAGCAGGTCACCTCGGGTGTGCTGATCGAGGCGGTGGCCGCCGGGGTGCCGGTGGTGGCGACCGAGTTCCCGCACGCCGTGGAACTGCTCGCCGACGGGCCGGGACTGCTCGTGCCGCACCAGGACCCGGAGGCGATGGCCCTGGCGCTACGCCACGTGCTGGCCGAGCCGGGCCGGGCGGGGCGGCTGGCCGGGATCACCGGCGGCCCGACCCTGCGCTGGCCGGCGGTGGCCGCCCGGTACCAGGCCTTGGCCGCCCGCCTGCTGGCCGCCCGCGCCGCGGTCACCCCGGTCGCCCCGCTCGCCACGGCCACGATTCCGGCATGA
- a CDS encoding glycosyltransferase has translation MSLSLRLIPPPIRLADVPEPRFDHVLRLSDDTGLLEHARTAIARREHGYCVDDVARGLLVVSREPQPAPAVLRAAERYLAFLTHAQDADGAFRNRMSYDRCWRDEPSLGDWWGRALWGLGTAAARGSAGWIRREAAYAFRLGARRRSPWPRAMAFAGLGAAEVLRAEPRDRCAADLLADAATVIGLPGSDPEWVWPEPELTYANPALAEVVIAAGDLLGDEALLGDGLRMLDWLCGMQEHHGHLSCVPVGGWRPGVPKHRHDQQPIEAAATADACATAAALTGDERWDAALFQAITWFLGDNDTGTVMYDSESGGCYDGLTADGPNLNQGAESTLALVSTLQHARTLASRSATRPSGGLA, from the coding sequence ATGAGCCTCTCGCTGCGGCTGATCCCGCCACCGATCCGGCTCGCCGACGTGCCCGAACCGCGCTTCGACCACGTGCTCCGGCTCTCCGACGACACCGGCCTGCTGGAGCACGCCCGGACCGCGATAGCGCGGCGCGAGCACGGCTACTGCGTCGACGACGTCGCCCGGGGCCTGCTGGTCGTCAGCCGGGAGCCGCAGCCGGCGCCGGCGGTGCTGCGGGCCGCCGAGCGGTACCTGGCCTTCCTCACCCATGCGCAGGACGCCGACGGCGCCTTCCGCAACCGGATGAGCTACGACCGGTGCTGGCGCGACGAGCCGTCGCTGGGCGACTGGTGGGGCCGGGCGCTGTGGGGCCTGGGCACCGCCGCCGCCCGCGGCAGCGCCGGCTGGATCCGGCGGGAGGCGGCGTACGCCTTCCGCCTGGGCGCCCGCCGGCGCTCCCCCTGGCCCCGGGCGATGGCCTTCGCCGGCCTGGGCGCGGCCGAGGTGCTGCGGGCCGAGCCACGCGACCGCTGCGCCGCCGACCTGCTCGCCGACGCGGCCACCGTGATCGGGCTGCCCGGCTCGGACCCGGAGTGGGTGTGGCCGGAGCCGGAGCTGACCTACGCCAACCCGGCGCTGGCCGAGGTGGTCATCGCGGCCGGCGACCTGCTCGGCGACGAGGCGCTGCTGGGCGACGGCCTGCGGATGCTCGACTGGCTCTGCGGCATGCAGGAGCACCACGGTCACCTGTCCTGCGTGCCGGTCGGCGGCTGGCGTCCCGGTGTGCCGAAGCACCGGCACGACCAGCAGCCGATCGAGGCGGCGGCCACCGCGGACGCCTGCGCCACGGCCGCGGCGCTCACCGGCGACGAGCGCTGGGACGCCGCGCTGTTCCAGGCGATCACGTGGTTCCTGGGCGACAACGACACCGGAACGGTGATGTACGACAGTGAGTCAGGCGGTTGTTATGACGGGTTGACGGCCGATGGTCCTAATCTGAACCAAGGAGCCGAATCCACTCTCGCGCTCGTCTCCACGCTGCAGCACGCCCGCACGCTGGCGAGCCGGAGCGCGACCCGACCGTCAGGTGGCTTGGCGTGA
- a CDS encoding glycoside hydrolase family 130 protein produces MTATLSTTDITRHHLTMAPDARRVVIKLFVPGEDALATHNRASCLIERVLQLDESDTVELLAEVVERFSGRHHDILATFQHNYELVQHRVPPEIELSPSARTLIGAYFSHEFSVEAAALCNPSIVPHPDQSDLGPGELRAALSLRQIGEGHISSIGFCSVVLGPGPAIRLEERDGPLAIGHRVGAKHMKHQLSAALGDEDIDNECSAYILNALPDRYDDQEFEDILSQLPRELLGRPTTPLTLDPIRRIVGDDYAVTFPATMPLHQRVLWPATPSESRGMEDARFVQVIDPDGRPAYQATYTAYDGVNIAGRVIYSRDLRHFEMTALHGPAARNKGMALFPRYVGGRKMALCRSDGETLGLAVRDEHHRWQTAGPLLVPHRGWDLIQVGNCGSPIETEAGWLVLTHGVGPMRRYAIGAMLLDLEHPERVIADLPHGLIEPDEIEREGYVPNVLYSCGAMVHDGRFWLPYASSDVRIGFASVPLDRLLQRMVPVDR; encoded by the coding sequence GTGACAGCAACCCTGAGCACCACCGACATCACCCGTCACCACCTCACCATGGCGCCGGACGCCCGGCGCGTGGTGATCAAGCTGTTCGTGCCCGGTGAGGACGCTCTCGCCACCCACAACCGCGCCTCCTGCCTGATCGAACGGGTGCTGCAGCTCGACGAGAGCGACACCGTCGAGCTGCTGGCCGAGGTGGTGGAACGCTTCTCCGGGCGGCACCACGACATCCTGGCCACCTTCCAGCACAACTACGAGCTGGTGCAGCACCGGGTGCCACCGGAGATCGAGCTGTCGCCGTCGGCGCGGACGCTGATCGGGGCGTACTTCAGCCACGAGTTCTCGGTGGAGGCGGCGGCGCTGTGCAACCCGTCGATCGTGCCGCACCCCGACCAGAGCGACCTGGGCCCGGGCGAGCTGCGGGCGGCGCTGAGCCTGCGGCAGATCGGCGAGGGGCACATCTCGTCGATCGGCTTCTGCAGCGTGGTGCTCGGGCCCGGCCCGGCGATCCGGCTGGAGGAGCGGGACGGGCCGCTCGCGATCGGCCACCGGGTCGGCGCCAAGCACATGAAGCACCAGCTGTCCGCCGCGCTCGGCGACGAGGACATCGACAACGAGTGCTCGGCGTACATCCTCAACGCCCTGCCGGACCGCTACGACGACCAGGAGTTCGAGGACATCCTCAGCCAGCTGCCGCGCGAGCTGCTGGGCCGGCCGACCACCCCGCTCACGCTGGACCCGATCCGGCGCATCGTCGGCGACGACTACGCGGTCACCTTCCCGGCCACCATGCCGCTGCACCAGCGGGTGCTGTGGCCGGCCACCCCGAGCGAGAGCCGGGGCATGGAGGACGCCCGGTTCGTGCAGGTGATCGACCCGGACGGGCGGCCGGCGTACCAGGCGACCTACACCGCGTACGACGGGGTCAACATCGCCGGGCGGGTGATCTACAGCCGCGACCTGCGGCACTTCGAGATGACCGCGCTGCACGGGCCGGCCGCCAGGAACAAGGGCATGGCGCTGTTCCCGCGCTACGTCGGGGGCCGGAAGATGGCGCTCTGCCGCTCCGACGGCGAGACGCTGGGCCTGGCCGTCCGCGACGAGCACCACCGCTGGCAGACGGCCGGTCCGCTGCTCGTGCCGCACCGCGGCTGGGACCTGATCCAGGTCGGCAACTGCGGCTCACCGATCGAGACCGAGGCCGGATGGCTGGTGCTCACCCACGGCGTCGGGCCGATGCGGCGGTACGCGATCGGCGCCATGCTGCTCGACCTGGAGCACCCGGAGCGGGTCATCGCCGATCTGCCGCACGGCCTGATCGAGCCGGACGAGATCGAGCGGGAGGGGTACGTCCCGAACGTGCTCTACTCCTGCGGCGCGATGGTGCACGACGGACGGTTCTGGCTGCCGTACGCCTCCAGCGACGTACGGATCGGTTTCGCCAGCGTGCCGCTCGACCGCCTGCTGCAGCGCATGGTCCCGGTCGACCGCTAG
- a CDS encoding methyltransferase domain-containing protein, which produces MEPAQKERTPFSDIDGLPTQMSEMVLAALTEMGRHPEIRRVRRAGFDALRPALGARLLDAGSGSGEVARRLAAEVGPRGDVIALDLSAAVTADAVRRHDDSNVRYLTGDVCALDLPDRSVDGVWCERVLQHVDDPDRAIGELCRVTRPGGRICLIDTDWDSLAFDGVPAALRDTVLSYVGSRFTPPQRDMGRTLRRRLVAAGLTGLATIPVTCLFGTPDSAAVVLPMVNPRVPEDAWRTPPGLRDEWLAHVEAAGARGDFLAVLTIWVVAGDVPEPV; this is translated from the coding sequence ATGGAACCCGCGCAGAAGGAACGTACGCCGTTCTCCGACATCGACGGACTGCCGACACAGATGTCCGAGATGGTGCTTGCCGCGCTGACCGAGATGGGCCGGCACCCGGAGATCCGGCGGGTCCGCCGGGCCGGGTTCGACGCCCTGCGCCCGGCGCTCGGGGCGCGGCTGCTCGACGCGGGCTCCGGCAGCGGGGAGGTGGCCCGCCGGCTGGCCGCCGAGGTGGGACCGCGCGGCGACGTGATCGCCCTGGACCTCTCCGCGGCGGTCACCGCGGACGCGGTCCGGCGGCACGACGACAGCAACGTGCGCTACCTCACCGGCGACGTCTGCGCGCTGGACCTGCCCGACCGCAGTGTCGACGGGGTGTGGTGCGAGCGGGTGCTGCAGCACGTGGACGACCCGGACCGGGCGATCGGCGAGCTGTGCCGGGTGACCCGGCCGGGCGGGCGGATCTGCCTGATCGACACCGACTGGGACTCGCTGGCCTTCGACGGGGTGCCGGCCGCGCTGCGCGACACGGTGCTGTCGTACGTCGGGAGCCGTTTCACGCCGCCGCAGCGCGACATGGGGCGGACCCTGCGGCGCCGCCTCGTCGCGGCCGGGCTGACCGGTCTGGCCACCATCCCGGTGACGTGCCTGTTCGGCACCCCGGACTCGGCCGCCGTGGTGCTGCCGATGGTCAACCCGCGGGTGCCGGAGGACGCCTGGCGGACCCCGCCGGGCCTGCGTGACGAGTGGCTGGCCCACGTGGAGGCGGCCGGCGCCCGCGGCGACTTCCTGGCCGTGCTGACCATCTGGGTCGTGGCGGGCGACGTGCCGGAACCGGTCTAG
- a CDS encoding Gfo/Idh/MocA family oxidoreductase, protein MIEQVRFGLVGYGGGGRNFHAPLISSAPNIEFVGVVTTSQERRKLLAERLPGVASYDSIAALAADGVRAVAISTPASTHADLAREAIRLGLAVVVDKPFTLDAPTARELVRTAEAAGVPLTVYQNRRWDSDFLTIGKLVGNGSLGTIRRFESRIERWAPDRLPPAAGGGTLLDFGAHLVDQALQLHGPAQRVYAEMRGDGELDDDFFLAMHHLSGVESHLWGSWRQAGPGPRFRVSGTAGTFISPELDGQEELLKAGKTPAQLGERWGIEPEHRWGHLFRGATGAPVESCRGRWDSFYPAFADAVLGNGPLPVDPWDTVRAMEVLDAARVSATTGRSVTL, encoded by the coding sequence ATGATCGAGCAGGTGCGGTTCGGGCTGGTGGGATACGGCGGCGGCGGACGGAACTTCCACGCCCCGCTGATCTCGTCCGCTCCGAACATCGAGTTCGTCGGCGTGGTCACCACCTCCCAGGAGCGCCGCAAACTCCTTGCGGAGCGGCTTCCCGGCGTCGCGAGCTACGACTCGATCGCCGCGCTCGCCGCCGACGGGGTGCGGGCGGTCGCCATCTCCACCCCCGCGTCCACGCACGCCGACCTGGCTCGCGAGGCCATCCGGCTGGGCCTGGCCGTGGTCGTCGACAAGCCGTTCACGCTGGACGCCCCGACCGCCCGGGAACTGGTCAGGACCGCCGAGGCGGCCGGCGTCCCGCTGACCGTCTACCAGAACCGGCGCTGGGACTCCGACTTCCTGACCATCGGCAAGCTGGTCGGGAACGGCTCGCTCGGCACGATCCGCCGCTTCGAGTCGCGCATCGAGCGCTGGGCGCCGGACCGGCTGCCGCCCGCGGCCGGCGGCGGCACCCTGCTGGACTTCGGCGCCCACCTGGTCGACCAGGCGCTGCAGCTGCACGGCCCGGCGCAGCGCGTCTACGCCGAGATGCGCGGCGACGGCGAGCTCGACGACGACTTCTTCCTCGCCATGCACCACCTCAGCGGCGTCGAGTCGCACCTGTGGGGCAGCTGGCGGCAGGCCGGGCCGGGCCCGCGTTTCCGCGTCAGCGGCACCGCCGGCACGTTCATCTCGCCCGAGCTCGACGGCCAGGAGGAGCTGCTCAAGGCCGGCAAGACCCCGGCCCAGCTGGGCGAGCGCTGGGGCATCGAACCCGAGCACCGCTGGGGCCACCTGTTCCGCGGCGCCACCGGCGCGCCGGTGGAGAGCTGCCGCGGCCGCTGGGACTCGTTCTACCCCGCGTTCGCCGACGCCGTCCTCGGCAACGGCCCGCTCCCGGTGGACCCGTGGGACACCGTCCGCGCCATGGAGGTGCTGGACGCCGCCCGGGTCAGCGCCACCACCGGCCGTTCGGTCACCCTCTGA
- a CDS encoding amidohydrolase family protein: MPDPRTDRRIGWLRADSIWWGGRLRTGVALRIGVDGLAKPVPAEMAPADGTRRFPGTLLPGLVDAHVHAALADLGAVRAGGIAAVWDLGGVPQALAELAARAAQPDSRLPRIRYAGPFLTSPGGYPSDRPWAPAGSWREVTSAAGAAAAVAAARSAGASLIKVTAHAGSPMLPQPTLRALVDAAHAAGLPVVVHAEGTGTVAAAFEAGADLLAHTPWTEPLPDALVRACAGRMTWISTLDIHGWGEPDPARDVAIGNLRRFIGHGGKVRYGTDLGNGPLPPGVNPRELRALRSAGLGPDEILLAMTEPGSPGITWIPGGLELSPDAFADVLATARVVDETVHPRRP; encoded by the coding sequence GTGCCCGACCCGCGCACGGACCGGCGGATCGGCTGGCTGCGGGCCGACTCGATCTGGTGGGGCGGCCGGCTCCGCACCGGCGTGGCCCTCCGGATCGGCGTGGACGGCCTGGCCAAACCGGTTCCGGCGGAGATGGCCCCGGCGGATGGCACCCGCCGCTTCCCGGGCACGCTGCTGCCCGGCCTGGTCGACGCGCACGTGCACGCGGCGCTGGCCGACCTGGGCGCGGTCCGGGCCGGCGGGATCGCCGCGGTGTGGGATCTCGGGGGTGTGCCGCAGGCCCTGGCCGAGCTGGCGGCCCGAGCCGCGCAGCCCGATTCGCGGCTGCCCCGGATCCGGTACGCGGGTCCGTTCCTGACCAGCCCGGGCGGTTACCCCAGCGACCGCCCGTGGGCGCCGGCCGGCAGCTGGCGGGAGGTCACCTCGGCGGCCGGCGCCGCCGCCGCGGTGGCCGCCGCACGGTCCGCCGGCGCCTCCCTGATCAAGGTGACCGCGCACGCCGGCAGCCCGATGCTGCCGCAGCCGACGCTGCGTGCGCTGGTCGACGCGGCGCACGCCGCCGGCCTGCCGGTGGTCGTGCACGCCGAGGGCACCGGCACCGTGGCCGCGGCCTTCGAGGCCGGAGCCGACCTGCTGGCGCACACCCCGTGGACGGAACCGCTGCCGGATGCCCTGGTCCGCGCGTGCGCCGGCCGGATGACCTGGATCAGCACCCTGGACATTCACGGCTGGGGCGAGCCGGACCCGGCCCGCGACGTCGCGATCGGCAACCTGCGCCGCTTCATCGGCCACGGCGGGAAGGTCCGCTACGGCACCGATCTGGGCAACGGCCCGCTGCCGCCCGGCGTCAACCCGCGCGAGCTGCGGGCCTTGCGCTCGGCGGGCCTGGGCCCGGACGAGATCCTGCTGGCCATGACCGAGCCCGGCAGCCCCGGGATCACCTGGATCCCGGGCGGCCTGGAGCTGTCCCCGGACGCCTTCGCCGACGTGCTCGCCACCGCCCGCGTGGTGGACGAGACGGTCCACCCCCGCCGGCCCTGA
- the kynU gene encoding kynureninase, whose product MSDALLARATDLDAADPLAPFRARFVPTSAVSYLDGNSLGRPLRSTAELIDDFVRGQWGGRLIRGWTDGWLDWPLTLGDRLGAVALGAAAGQTVVADSTTVLLYKLARAAVDARPDRRKVVLDTDNFPTDRYVLEGIAAERGLTLVWIETDPVTGVHPEQVAAAVDSDTALVLFSHVAYRSGWLADVPEINRIAHAAGALTLWDLCHSVGSVPIRLDEWGVDLAVGCSYKYLNGGPGAPAFAYLRRELQGELRQPIQGWMGHRAAFEMGPGYEAAPGARALLSGTPPILAMVPMHANLDMLAEAGIEAVRAKSLLLTDFVLDLADEWLAPLGVEVVSPREPRRRGGHVTLRRAGFEQLLEPLWDSGVIPDYRRPDGLRIGPAPLSTSFTEVYRGLAVLRDLAGKQP is encoded by the coding sequence TTGAGCGACGCGCTCCTGGCCCGCGCCACCGACCTGGACGCGGCCGACCCGCTGGCGCCGTTCCGTGCCCGGTTCGTGCCCACCTCGGCGGTCTCCTACCTGGACGGCAACTCGCTGGGCCGCCCGCTGCGCTCGACCGCCGAGCTGATCGACGACTTCGTCCGCGGCCAGTGGGGCGGCCGGCTGATCCGCGGCTGGACCGACGGCTGGCTGGACTGGCCGCTCACCCTCGGCGACCGGCTCGGCGCGGTCGCGCTCGGTGCGGCGGCCGGCCAGACGGTGGTCGCCGACTCCACCACGGTGCTGCTCTACAAACTGGCCCGGGCCGCCGTCGACGCCCGCCCGGACCGGCGCAAGGTGGTCCTGGACACCGACAACTTCCCCACCGACCGGTACGTCCTGGAGGGCATCGCCGCCGAACGCGGCCTCACCCTGGTGTGGATCGAGACCGACCCGGTCACCGGCGTGCACCCGGAGCAGGTCGCCGCGGCGGTCGACTCCGACACCGCGCTGGTGCTGTTCTCGCACGTGGCGTATCGCTCCGGCTGGCTAGCCGACGTGCCCGAGATCAACCGGATCGCGCACGCCGCCGGGGCGCTGACCCTGTGGGACCTGTGCCACTCGGTCGGCTCGGTGCCGATCCGGCTCGACGAGTGGGGCGTGGACCTGGCCGTCGGATGCTCGTACAAGTATCTCAACGGCGGGCCCGGCGCGCCGGCGTTCGCGTACCTGCGCCGCGAGCTGCAGGGCGAGCTGCGCCAGCCGATCCAGGGCTGGATGGGGCACCGGGCCGCGTTCGAGATGGGCCCCGGCTACGAGGCGGCCCCCGGCGCGCGGGCGCTGCTCAGCGGCACCCCGCCGATCCTGGCGATGGTGCCCATGCACGCCAATCTGGACATGCTCGCCGAGGCCGGGATCGAGGCGGTGCGCGCCAAGTCGCTGCTGCTCACCGACTTCGTGCTGGACCTCGCCGACGAGTGGCTGGCGCCCCTGGGCGTCGAGGTGGTCAGCCCGCGGGAACCGCGCCGGCGCGGCGGGCACGTGACGCTGCGCCGGGCCGGTTTCGAGCAGCTGCTGGAGCCGCTGTGGGACAGCGGGGTGATCCCGGACTACCGCCGCCCGGACGGTCTGCGCATCGGCCCGGCGCCGCTGAGCACCAGCTTCACCGAGGTCTACCGGGGTCTCGCCGTCCTCCGTGACCTCGCCGGGAAGCAGCCGTGA